In Flavobacterium sp. N3904, one DNA window encodes the following:
- the sprA gene encoding cell surface protein SprA: MHKIFIFLLVFFCGLVSQAQVQQVTQDTIKKGYDVGKIQIANPQSVLSAYTYDPVTDTYVYTNSVDGFNINYPIVLTPAQYEDLMLKESMSDYFKKKVDAIDGTKAGSEAAKKDLLPRYYIKSGLFESVFGSNTIDVKPTGSVEIDLGLLYTKQDNPAFSPRNRSNLSFDFNQRISMSLMGKVGTRLQVTANFDTQSTFAFQNLFKLEYTPADDDIVRKIEVGNVSMPLNSTLIIGAQSLFGVKTELQFGKTTVTGVFSEQKSQAKSVVAQGGGTIQEFEMYGLDYDSDRHYFLSQYFRDKYDASMKNYPFIDSRVQISRIEVWVTNKQNRVNATSNNLRNIIALQDLGESQITGKPNKDVVVLDPSTGMFSSPSDSPSDNTNNLYNPALITASATGTGLLNPDIRQIVTASNGFNLNATGFPVTITEGQDYSKLENARKLLPNEYTFNAQLGYISLQQKLGNDEILAVAYQYSIGDKVYQVGEFGNDGVDPTIVTGTDPSNQTIVSQTLILKMLKSSLTNVNNPVWNLMMKNIYQIPGAYQLIQDDFRFNILYKNPSALNYITPVPGSPFPANPTPENTVENTTLLKVLNLDRLNFNNDPQTGGDGFFDFVPGLTVDTQNGRLIFTTKEPFGELLFSKLKNQGSLEDYNDITTYNPNQKKYVNPNMYNTTQAGAIQNPELNKFLLRGKFKSVGGDGIPIGAFNVPQGSVVVTAAGRVLVEGVDYSVNYQLGRVQILDPSLQASNTPIEISLENNSTFGQQTRRFMGINVQHQIAENFVVGGTFLNLREKPFTQKTSYGQETVNNSIFGFNGNYSSPVPFFTRLVNKLPNMDTDAPSSISVSGEVAYLQPNAPKGNDFQGESTIYVDDFESSQSSIDLRSPYAWSLSSTPLNNTKSNYDFNGNNNDLSYGFKRAKLSWYSIDPIFYTSKPSGITNDELSLNTTRRVYMDELYPLTDVVQGQSLVVNTLDLSYYPLERGPYNNGVNVGANPKDNFGGIVRSLSTTNFEQSNVEYIQFWVMDPYVGEGKIPNNNTGKVYFNLGEVAEDVLKDGQKLYENGLGPDQVMVNPSPIWGKVPASQSLIYAFDNNESNRINQDVGLDGLPTTSEGTVYTNYASEPDPAGDDYTYYLNTTGDIVERYKNYNGVEGNSTVNINSPNRGSTTVPDVEDINRDNTMNTINAYYEYSIDMRPNMNVGENYISDVRNTQVSLPNGSTTEARWIQFKIPVSLPENTIGNISDFRSIRFMRMFMSKFSEQVTLRFGALDLIRGEWRVYTQSLDQNDINQADDGTIFETAAVNIEENANRCPINYVSPPGVEREQLYNNNTVINQDEQSLSMRISGNGLEPLDGRAAFKYFSVDMRQFNNLKMFLHAESLPNESPLQDNQMIAFMRLGPDYSEDFYQIEIPLKVTLPPPSAGTICAPLSADLVWPSDNEMALPLSLLTQLKVQYMKIDKSKLPVDGIYYADDDPNVAGGDGSSKLRIGIKGNPNLGLVRNIMLGVKSNDPHQDIKGEVWFDELRLADMDNKGGMAALLNVDTNFADLATVSFTGSMKNYGFGGIEQGPNERSREDIRQYNVVTNINLGKLLPKKWGINVPFNYSIGEAIIVPEYDPFYGDVKLKQVLENTDTQAEKDNVLSTSIDYTKRTSINLIGLRKERNPEQKPKVYDPENFTFSQYYNEVERHDYEVQEYLDQQSRTAVDYAFTFQPKEIVPFQKTKFMKKSSYWKFLSDLNFNYLPSSITFNTNIVRQSNLQQFRQVEDIGIGFDPLYRRNFGFNYQYGFNYNLTKSLKINYTASSRNVVKNYLNADDEPMPDFTIWNSYLDVGTPNNHTQQFILNYDIPLYKIPVLGFVKANFSYTGDYSWQSSSTAFTNIEIGGTNYNLGNTVQNANSINLTGTFNMETFYKYIGISKSSNNTAPAKVVAPKPGEKVVKTDVLKNINRSLFLESVYGVLTSLKSVNLTYTENNGTVLPGYLPSVGFFGSSKPTLGFVFGSQSDVRYEAAKNGWLTDYGEFNQNYTKVNNQIFKGSANVELTPDLKIDFLADRAYSENFSEQYDVTNGQYNPRSPYSFGIFSISTVLIKTSFSTSNENYSSAFDAFRNNRLTVANRLAVQRGIDLNNPGNIGPDGFPLGYGSSDQAVLLPSFLAAYSGTSASGVSLGIFRSFPIPNWAIKYNGLMRYAFFKKTFKRFSLQQNYRASYTVNSFRSNFNYTENPNGKDDSGNYYNQTIMSNVTLVEQFNPLLRIDFELKNSFKLLTQINKDRALSMSFDNNLLTEVHGIEYVVGLGYRIKDVTFSSRLADNPTGIIKSDINIKADLTLRDNQTIVRYLDYNNNQLAGGQNIWTLNATADYALSKNLTIIFYYNHSFSKPVISTSFPLTNISSGFTLRYTFGN, from the coding sequence ATGCATAAAATTTTTATTTTTTTGCTGGTATTTTTTTGCGGTCTTGTATCGCAGGCTCAGGTGCAACAAGTTACTCAAGATACTATTAAAAAAGGGTATGATGTAGGAAAGATTCAAATTGCAAATCCTCAAAGCGTACTTTCTGCTTACACCTATGATCCCGTTACAGATACTTATGTTTACACTAATTCTGTAGATGGTTTTAATATCAATTATCCTATTGTTTTGACTCCAGCACAATATGAAGATCTAATGTTGAAAGAATCGATGAGCGATTACTTTAAGAAAAAAGTTGATGCCATTGATGGAACAAAAGCAGGGAGTGAAGCAGCCAAAAAAGATTTATTGCCAAGATATTATATAAAATCAGGACTCTTTGAATCTGTTTTTGGAAGCAATACAATAGATGTTAAGCCCACAGGTTCGGTAGAAATTGATTTGGGTTTGCTGTATACCAAACAAGACAATCCTGCCTTCTCACCTCGAAACAGGTCTAACCTTTCTTTTGATTTTAATCAGAGAATCAGCATGAGTTTGATGGGTAAAGTAGGTACCCGACTTCAGGTTACTGCCAATTTTGATACACAATCTACTTTTGCTTTTCAAAATTTATTCAAATTAGAATATACGCCTGCCGACGACGATATTGTTCGAAAAATCGAAGTTGGGAATGTAAGTATGCCTCTCAACAGTACTTTGATAATAGGAGCACAAAGCTTATTTGGCGTAAAAACCGAATTGCAATTTGGGAAGACCACAGTTACCGGAGTCTTTTCAGAACAAAAGTCTCAAGCCAAAAGCGTTGTCGCGCAAGGAGGAGGAACCATTCAGGAATTTGAAATGTATGGTCTGGATTATGATAGCGACAGGCACTATTTTTTATCTCAATACTTTAGAGATAAATACGATGCTTCAATGAAGAATTATCCTTTTATTGATAGTAGGGTTCAAATATCTAGAATTGAAGTTTGGGTTACCAACAAACAAAACCGGGTAAATGCAACAAGTAATAATTTAAGAAATATAATCGCCCTTCAGGATTTAGGTGAATCCCAAATTACAGGTAAGCCAAACAAGGATGTTGTGGTTTTGGATCCATCGACTGGAATGTTTTCTAGTCCTTCAGATTCGCCATCTGACAATACAAATAACCTTTATAATCCTGCTTTGATTACTGCAAGTGCTACAGGGACGGGCTTACTTAATCCGGATATTCGACAAATAGTGACTGCAAGTAATGGATTTAATCTCAATGCTACTGGATTTCCAGTTACAATTACGGAAGGACAAGATTATTCAAAATTAGAAAATGCTAGAAAATTATTGCCCAATGAATATACTTTTAATGCGCAATTAGGGTATATTTCGTTGCAACAGAAATTGGGGAATGACGAAATTCTTGCAGTTGCCTATCAATATTCTATTGGAGATAAAGTCTATCAAGTGGGTGAATTTGGTAATGATGGAGTTGATCCAACAATCGTTACCGGTACAGATCCTTCCAATCAAACTATAGTGTCACAAACGTTGATTTTAAAAATGTTAAAAAGTAGTTTAACAAATGTCAATAATCCGGTTTGGAATTTGATGATGAAAAATATTTATCAAATTCCGGGGGCTTATCAATTGATTCAAGATGACTTTAGATTTAATATACTTTATAAAAATCCATCAGCATTAAATTACATTACTCCTGTTCCCGGAAGTCCATTTCCAGCCAATCCTACACCTGAAAATACGGTTGAGAACACGACTTTGCTAAAAGTGCTTAACTTGGATCGGTTGAATTTTAACAATGATCCCCAAACAGGAGGTGATGGTTTTTTTGATTTTGTTCCCGGTTTAACGGTAGATACTCAAAACGGTAGATTGATTTTTACAACCAAAGAACCATTTGGTGAGTTGCTTTTTTCAAAATTAAAAAACCAAGGATCTCTGGAGGATTATAATGACATCACAACCTATAATCCAAATCAAAAGAAGTACGTCAATCCCAACATGTACAATACTACACAAGCGGGAGCAATTCAGAATCCAGAGTTGAATAAGTTTTTATTGCGCGGAAAGTTTAAATCTGTTGGTGGAGACGGAATTCCTATAGGAGCATTTAATGTGCCTCAAGGATCAGTAGTGGTTACAGCAGCCGGAAGGGTATTAGTAGAAGGTGTCGATTATAGTGTCAATTATCAATTGGGGAGAGTGCAAATTTTGGATCCTTCATTGCAAGCTTCAAATACACCGATCGAAATTTCATTAGAGAATAATTCTACTTTTGGTCAGCAAACCAGAAGGTTTATGGGGATAAATGTGCAACATCAAATTGCAGAAAATTTTGTTGTGGGCGGGACTTTTTTAAATTTAAGAGAAAAACCATTTACGCAAAAAACGAGTTACGGACAAGAAACAGTAAACAATAGTATTTTTGGGTTTAATGGGAATTACTCTTCTCCAGTTCCTTTCTTTACGAGATTGGTAAATAAATTACCTAATATGGATACTGATGCACCTTCTTCAATTTCGGTGAGTGGTGAGGTTGCTTATTTACAGCCAAATGCCCCAAAAGGGAATGATTTTCAAGGGGAATCGACTATTTATGTCGATGATTTCGAGAGTTCACAATCTTCCATAGATCTGCGTTCTCCGTATGCCTGGAGTTTGTCATCCACACCATTAAATAATACTAAAAGCAATTACGATTTTAATGGTAATAACAATGACTTGAGTTATGGTTTTAAAAGAGCCAAACTTTCCTGGTACTCAATCGATCCTATTTTTTATACCTCAAAACCTTCTGGTATTACCAATGATGAATTGTCATTGAATACAACCCGAAGAGTCTATATGGATGAGTTATATCCTTTGACAGATGTGGTTCAAGGGCAGTCACTTGTTGTTAATACTTTGGATTTGAGTTATTATCCTCTAGAAAGGGGGCCGTATAATAATGGTGTGAATGTGGGTGCTAATCCAAAAGACAATTTTGGTGGAATTGTACGGTCTTTGAGTACTACAAATTTTGAACAAAGCAATGTCGAATACATACAGTTTTGGGTTATGGACCCTTATGTTGGAGAAGGGAAAATTCCAAATAATAATACCGGGAAAGTTTATTTTAATTTAGGTGAAGTAGCTGAAGATGTTCTAAAAGATGGGCAAAAATTATATGAAAATGGATTAGGACCCGATCAGGTAATGGTAAATCCATCTCCTATTTGGGGAAAAGTACCCGCTTCCCAATCCCTAATCTATGCATTCGATAATAACGAAAGCAACCGTATCAATCAAGACGTTGGTTTAGACGGTCTTCCGACAACCAGTGAAGGAACAGTGTATACCAATTATGCTTCAGAACCAGATCCCGCGGGAGACGATTATACCTATTATTTGAATACAACCGGGGACATAGTCGAACGCTATAAAAATTACAATGGTGTTGAAGGCAATTCAACAGTAAATATCAATTCGCCCAATAGAGGTTCAACAACCGTACCAGATGTAGAAGATATCAATAGGGATAATACTATGAATACAATTAATGCCTACTATGAATACAGTATTGATATGAGGCCAAATATGAATGTGGGTGAAAATTATATTTCGGATGTAAGAAATACTCAAGTCAGCCTGCCTAATGGTAGTACAACTGAAGCCAGATGGATTCAGTTTAAAATACCTGTTTCACTTCCTGAAAATACGATTGGTAACATATCGGATTTTAGGTCTATTCGTTTCATGAGAATGTTTATGTCTAAATTTTCCGAACAAGTAACACTTCGTTTTGGGGCGTTGGATTTGATAAGAGGAGAATGGAGAGTGTATACCCAGTCCTTGGATCAAAATGATATAAATCAGGCAGATGACGGGACCATTTTTGAAACAGCAGCGGTAAATATTGAAGAAAATGCAAATCGTTGTCCGATCAATTATGTAAGCCCTCCAGGTGTAGAAAGAGAGCAGCTTTATAATAATAATACGGTTATCAATCAGGACGAGCAATCGTTGTCAATGCGAATATCTGGGAATGGACTGGAACCATTGGATGGAAGAGCCGCCTTTAAATATTTTAGTGTCGATATGCGACAATTTAATAATTTAAAAATGTTTTTGCATGCGGAATCTTTACCAAATGAGTCTCCTTTACAAGACAATCAAATGATCGCATTTATGAGATTGGGACCTGATTATTCGGAAGATTTTTATCAGATAGAGATTCCTTTGAAGGTGACTTTACCACCTCCGTCAGCCGGAACAATCTGTGCGCCCTTGAGCGCAGATTTGGTTTGGCCAAGTGATAATGAAATGGCATTGCCTTTGAGTTTATTGACTCAATTAAAGGTTCAATACATGAAAATTGACAAGTCAAAATTGCCAGTAGATGGAATTTATTATGCAGATGATGATCCAAATGTTGCTGGTGGAGATGGAAGTAGCAAACTAAGGATAGGTATTAAGGGGAATCCAAATTTAGGATTGGTCAGAAATATTATGCTTGGAGTAAAAAGTAACGATCCTCATCAAGATATAAAAGGGGAAGTTTGGTTTGACGAACTTCGATTGGCTGATATGGATAATAAAGGAGGTATGGCAGCTTTGCTAAATGTAGACACAAATTTTGCAGATTTAGCGACAGTTTCATTTACCGGAAGTATGAAAAATTATGGTTTTGGAGGCATAGAACAAGGGCCAAACGAAAGAAGTAGGGAAGATATTAGACAATATAATGTAGTAACCAACATCAATTTAGGGAAACTATTGCCTAAAAAATGGGGAATCAATGTGCCTTTCAATTATTCAATTGGAGAAGCGATTATTGTGCCCGAATATGACCCGTTTTATGGGGATGTAAAATTGAAGCAGGTATTGGAAAATACAGATACTCAAGCAGAAAAAGACAATGTTTTGTCGACCTCGATAGATTACACCAAAAGAACAAGTATCAATCTTATCGGGCTCAGAAAAGAAAGAAATCCGGAACAGAAGCCTAAAGTGTATGATCCTGAGAATTTTACTTTTTCGCAATATTATAATGAAGTAGAACGCCACGATTATGAAGTGCAGGAATATTTAGACCAGCAATCAAGAACAGCAGTTGATTATGCTTTTACTTTTCAGCCAAAAGAAATAGTGCCTTTTCAGAAAACCAAATTCATGAAAAAAAGTAGTTATTGGAAGTTTTTAAGCGACCTTAATTTTAATTATCTGCCTTCCAGCATTACTTTTAATACCAATATTGTACGCCAAAGCAATTTGCAGCAATTCAGGCAAGTCGAAGATATTGGAATTGGTTTTGATCCACTGTACAGAAGAAATTTCGGATTCAATTATCAATATGGATTCAATTATAACTTAACAAAATCGTTAAAAATCAATTATACGGCTTCTTCAAGAAATGTTGTTAAAAATTATTTGAATGCAGATGACGAACCAATGCCGGATTTTACAATTTGGAATAGCTACTTGGATGTTGGAACACCCAATAATCATACCCAGCAGTTTATTTTAAACTATGATATTCCTTTATACAAAATTCCAGTATTGGGCTTTGTAAAGGCTAATTTCTCCTATACAGGTGACTATAGTTGGCAAAGTTCTTCCACAGCATTTACTAATATTGAAATTGGCGGAACCAATTATAATTTAGGAAACACAGTTCAAAATGCCAATTCGATTAATTTGACTGGGACATTCAATATGGAGACCTTTTATAAATACATAGGAATTTCCAAATCCTCTAATAATACTGCTCCTGCAAAAGTTGTCGCGCCTAAACCTGGTGAAAAAGTAGTTAAAACAGATGTGCTGAAAAACATCAATAGAAGTCTTTTTCTCGAAAGTGTCTATGGTGTGTTAACGAGTCTTAAAAGCGTAAATCTTACTTATACCGAAAACAATGGTACGGTTCTTCCGGGATATCTTCCAAGTGTTGGTTTTTTTGGCTCAAGCAAACCTACATTAGGATTTGTGTTTGGTAGTCAAAGTGATGTAAGGTATGAAGCCGCCAAAAATGGTTGGTTGACCGATTATGGAGAATTCAACCAAAATTATACCAAAGTCAATAATCAAATATTCAAAGGATCTGCCAATGTCGAGTTGACTCCAGATTTGAAAATTGATTTCTTGGCAGATCGTGCCTATTCTGAGAACTTTTCAGAGCAATATGACGTCACCAACGGGCAGTATAATCCGAGATCTCCGTACAGTTTTGGTATTTTTTCGATATCAACAGTTTTAATAAAAACTTCTTTTTCAACCAGTAATGAGAATTACTCTTCTGCTTTTGATGCGTTTAGAAATAATAGATTAACAGTCGCAAATAGATTGGCCGTTCAAAGAGGGATTGATTTGAATAATCCTGGTAATATTGGACCAGATGGATTTCCGTTAGGATATGGCAGTTCAGATCAGGCAGTTTTGTTGCCTTCATTTTTGGCTGCATATTCGGGAACTAGTGCCAGTGGCGTTTCATTAGGAATATTTAGAAGTTTTCCAATTCCAAACTGGGCTATTAAATACAATGGTTTAATGCGCTATGCTTTTTTCAAGAAGACTTTCAAAAGGTTTTCACTGCAACAAAATTATCGTGCGTCCTACACGGTAAATTCTTTTAGATCTAATTTTAACTATACTGAAAATCCTAATGGGAAAGATGATAGCGGAAACTATTATAACCAGACAATCATGTCAAATGTCACTTTGGTAGAACAGTTTAATCCTTTGTTGAGAATTGATTTTGAATTAAAAAATTCCTTTAAATTATTAACACAAATCAATAAAGACAGAGCATTGTCAATGAGTTTTGACAATAATTTATTGACCGAAGTACATGGGATTGAATATGTAGTTGGGTTAGGATATCGTATAAAAGATGTGACTTTTTCTTCAAGATTGGCCGATAATCCAACAGGAATTATAAAAAGTGACATCAATATAAAAGCAGATTTGACTTTAAGAGACAATCAGACGATAGTAAGATATTTGGATTACAATAATAATCAACTGGCAGGGGGGCAAAACATTTGGACATTGAATGCAACTGCAGATTATGCATTGAGTAAAAATCTAACCATCATATTTTATTACAATCATTCCTTTTCTAAGCCGGTAATTTCTACTTCTTTCCCGCTTACAAATATCAGTTCCGGATTTACATTGCGCTATACTTTTGGAAATTAA
- a CDS encoding NADP-dependent malic enzyme has translation MDKNSKRREALLYHAKPTPGKIQVVPTKKYATQRDLSLAYSPGVAEPCLEIAKDVNNVYKYTAKGNLVAVITNGTAVLGLGDIGPEASKPVMEGKGLLFKIFADIDVFDIEIGTKDIEEFIQTVKNIAPTFGGINLEDIKAPESFEIERRLVEELNIPVMHDDQHGTAIISSAALINALELANKKAENVKMVVSGAGSAAIACADLYVLLGVKRENISMFNSKGLLTKDNAALSELQLKYAKEGVSVSLEEALKGADIFLGLSTADVMTPQMLLGMAENPIVFAMANPDPEIAYNLAISTRKDVIMATGRSDHPNQVNNVLGFPYIFRGALDVRATKINEAMKMAAVKALAALAKENVPEQVNVAYGATKLVFGREYIIPKPFDPRLITVVAPAVAKAAMDSGVALNPITDWDKYEEELLNRLGNDNKMIRMITNRAKTDPKRIVFAEAEQLDVLKAAQIVYEEGIGYPILLGNKEIILELKAELGFDADLSIIDPKLEEEAERRTRYATELWHSRKRNGISLYDAEKFLRERNYFAAMMVNSGEADALVSGHSRSYPSVVKPMLQIIGKAPKVSLVATTNIMMTNRGPMFLSDTAINVNPSADDLAKIAVMTANTAKMFGIEPVIAMVSYSNFGSSVNESASKVKEAVAYLHENHPDIIVDGEVQADFALNPEMLTAKFPFSKLAGKKVNTLIFPNLEAANITYKLMKELNKVSSIGPIMMGMNNPVHIFQLGASVEEMVNMAAIAVIDAQEKSKRL, from the coding sequence ATGGACAAAAATAGTAAAAGAAGAGAAGCGTTATTGTACCACGCTAAACCAACTCCAGGAAAAATTCAAGTAGTCCCAACCAAAAAATATGCAACCCAAAGAGATTTGTCTTTGGCTTACTCTCCAGGAGTTGCAGAGCCATGTTTGGAAATCGCAAAAGATGTAAATAATGTTTATAAATATACTGCCAAAGGAAATTTGGTGGCAGTAATCACAAATGGAACAGCAGTTTTGGGACTTGGAGACATTGGACCCGAGGCTTCAAAGCCAGTAATGGAAGGAAAAGGCTTGTTGTTTAAAATATTTGCTGATATAGATGTATTTGATATTGAGATAGGAACCAAAGATATTGAAGAGTTTATCCAAACCGTAAAAAATATTGCTCCTACTTTCGGAGGTATAAATCTGGAAGACATTAAAGCACCGGAATCATTTGAAATCGAACGCAGGCTGGTTGAAGAACTAAATATTCCAGTGATGCATGATGATCAGCACGGGACAGCTATTATTTCATCGGCCGCATTGATTAATGCTTTAGAATTGGCAAACAAAAAAGCCGAAAACGTAAAAATGGTCGTGTCTGGAGCGGGATCTGCCGCTATTGCCTGTGCTGATTTGTATGTTTTATTAGGAGTGAAAAGAGAAAACATCTCCATGTTCAATAGCAAAGGACTTTTGACTAAAGATAATGCTGCTTTGTCTGAATTGCAATTAAAATATGCCAAAGAAGGTGTTTCAGTTAGTCTTGAGGAAGCCTTAAAAGGGGCAGATATTTTCTTGGGATTATCTACTGCTGATGTTATGACTCCTCAAATGTTATTGGGAATGGCAGAAAATCCTATTGTTTTTGCTATGGCAAATCCAGATCCTGAAATTGCGTATAACTTGGCTATTTCAACTCGAAAAGATGTTATTATGGCCACAGGACGTTCCGACCATCCTAACCAAGTTAATAATGTTCTGGGTTTTCCGTATATTTTTAGAGGAGCTCTTGATGTTCGTGCTACCAAAATAAACGAGGCCATGAAAATGGCCGCTGTAAAAGCACTTGCTGCACTTGCCAAAGAAAATGTTCCAGAACAAGTAAACGTTGCTTATGGTGCTACCAAATTGGTTTTTGGTAGAGAGTATATTATACCAAAACCTTTTGACCCTAGGTTGATTACTGTAGTGGCACCAGCAGTTGCCAAAGCAGCTATGGACTCGGGCGTTGCCTTAAATCCAATAACGGATTGGGATAAGTACGAAGAAGAACTTTTGAATCGTTTGGGCAATGACAATAAAATGATTCGAATGATTACCAATAGAGCCAAAACAGATCCGAAAAGAATTGTATTTGCAGAAGCAGAACAATTAGATGTTTTAAAAGCGGCTCAAATTGTTTATGAAGAAGGCATAGGTTATCCTATTTTATTAGGAAATAAAGAGATAATATTGGAATTGAAAGCAGAGCTTGGCTTTGACGCTGACCTTTCAATTATAGATCCAAAATTAGAGGAAGAAGCAGAAAGAAGAACACGATACGCTACCGAATTGTGGCATTCTAGAAAAAGAAATGGAATATCACTTTATGACGCTGAAAAGTTTTTGAGAGAGCGCAACTATTTTGCCGCAATGATGGTTAATAGTGGAGAGGCAGATGCTTTAGTCTCTGGTCATTCTAGAAGTTATCCTTCAGTTGTCAAACCGATGTTGCAAATAATTGGTAAAGCACCAAAAGTGTCATTGGTGGCCACAACAAACATAATGATGACCAATCGAGGTCCAATGTTTTTGTCAGATACCGCAATAAATGTAAATCCATCCGCAGATGACCTAGCCAAAATTGCTGTGATGACAGCAAATACCGCCAAAATGTTTGGAATTGAACCTGTTATTGCAATGGTTTCCTACTCAAACTTTGGTTCTTCAGTAAATGAAAGTGCTTCGAAAGTAAAAGAAGCAGTAGCTTATTTGCATGAAAATCATCCTGATATTATTGTAGATGGTGAAGTTCAAGCTGATTTTGCTTTAAATCCAGAAATGCTAACGGCTAAGTTTCCTTTTTCTAAACTAGCAGGAAAAAAAGTAAATACTTTAATTTTCCCTAATTTAGAGGCGGCAAATATCACTTATAAACTCATGAAAGAATTAAATAAAGTGAGTTCTATAGGGCCAATTATGATGGGAATGAATAATCCAGTTCATATTTTTCAATTGGGAGCAAGTGTCGAAGAAATGGTCAACATGGCTGCAATTGCAGTAATTGATGCCCAAGAAAAAAGTAAAAGATTATAA
- a CDS encoding CBS domain-containing protein produces the protein MTVNQILSTKGKEVYSIVSTITVFEALRVMGEKNIGAILVIEDGALKGILSERDYARKIVLKDKSSKKTPVSEIMERDVLTVKPSDNLDYCMELMSKRRIRHLPVIENETIIGLVSIGDVVKSIIEVQKETIKHLDSYISQ, from the coding sequence ATGACTGTAAATCAAATACTAAGCACAAAAGGGAAAGAGGTTTATTCTATTGTTTCGACCATTACCGTTTTCGAAGCGTTGAGAGTAATGGGGGAGAAAAACATAGGAGCTATTCTTGTAATTGAAGATGGAGCTTTAAAAGGTATTCTATCAGAAAGAGATTATGCTAGAAAAATTGTTTTAAAAGATAAGTCTTCAAAGAAAACACCTGTAAGCGAAATCATGGAGAGAGATGTGCTGACCGTTAAACCATCCGATAATTTGGATTATTGTATGGAATTAATGAGTAAAAGAAGAATCAGACATTTACCAGTTATTGAGAATGAAACGATAATAGGACTTGTATCTATTGGAGATGTCGTAAAATCTATAATTGAAGTTCAAAAAGAGACAATCAAACATTTAGATTCGTATATTTCGCAGTAA
- the ruvA gene encoding Holliday junction branch migration protein RuvA, whose product MIAHLQGKLVEKTPTEVVIDCGGVGYHVNISLHTYSLIPKTDFIKLYTHLQIKEDAHTLFGFVEKSEREIFKMLLSVSGIGASIARTMLSSLDPKQIINAIASGDVVTIQTIKGIGSKTAQRVILDLKEKVLKLYDLDEVSMSQSNTNKDEALSALEVLGFVRKTSEKIIEKIVKEDPEATVETIIKKALKNL is encoded by the coding sequence ATGATAGCACATTTACAGGGAAAATTAGTCGAAAAAACACCTACTGAAGTTGTAATTGATTGTGGTGGTGTGGGTTATCATGTAAATATATCTTTACATACTTATTCGCTAATACCCAAAACTGATTTTATAAAACTTTATACTCATCTTCAAATAAAAGAAGATGCGCATACTTTATTTGGTTTTGTTGAGAAATCGGAGAGGGAAATTTTCAAAATGCTACTGTCAGTTTCAGGAATTGGTGCAAGCATTGCCCGCACAATGCTTTCATCCTTAGATCCAAAACAAATTATTAATGCTATTGCGTCAGGAGATGTTGTTACTATCCAGACTATTAAAGGAATTGGAAGCAAAACCGCACAAAGAGTCATTCTTGATTTGAAGGAAAAAGTGTTAAAACTATATGATTTAGATGAAGTTTCCATGTCGCAAAGCAATACAAATAAAGATGAAGCGTTATCTGCTCTAGAAGTTCTTGGTTTTGTTCGAAAAACATCTGAAAAAATCATCGAAAAAATTGTTAAAGAAGATCCAGAGGCTACTGTAGAAACTATAATAAAAAAAGCTTTAAAAAATTTATAA